Proteins encoded within one genomic window of Aerococcus viridans:
- a CDS encoding thymidylate synthase has translation MILAKQYLDFLQHILDNGQDKSDRTGVGTRSVFGYQMRFDLSEGFPLLTTKKVPFGLIKSELLWFLKGDTNIRYLLENNNHIWDEWAFKRWVESDAYQGPDMTDFGLRADADPEFKKVYQEVKQAFCQRVLEDDDFAREFGELGNVYGKQWRHWETREGDSIDQIANIIDQLKHNPDSRRIILSAWNPEDVPDMALPPCHTMSQFYVQDGKLSCQLYQRSGDAFLGVPFNIASYALLTHLLAREAGLEVGDYVHTFGDAHIYNNHFNQVYEQLSRQPLDLPTLEIGGEGKSIFDLEKDDIKVKGYKAHDAIKAPVAV, from the coding sequence ATGATTTTGGCAAAGCAATACTTAGATTTTTTACAACACATTTTAGATAACGGACAAGATAAAAGCGACCGTACGGGTGTAGGAACCAGATCAGTTTTTGGTTACCAAATGCGTTTTGATTTAAGCGAAGGATTTCCCTTATTAACGACTAAAAAAGTCCCTTTTGGTTTAATCAAGAGTGAACTGTTATGGTTTTTAAAAGGGGATACCAATATCCGCTATTTATTAGAAAATAACAACCATATCTGGGATGAATGGGCCTTTAAACGCTGGGTTGAATCAGATGCTTATCAAGGACCAGATATGACGGATTTCGGTTTACGAGCTGACGCCGACCCAGAATTTAAAAAGGTCTACCAAGAAGTTAAACAAGCATTTTGCCAACGCGTCTTAGAAGATGATGATTTCGCTAGAGAGTTTGGTGAATTAGGGAATGTTTATGGTAAACAATGGCGTCATTGGGAGACACGTGAGGGTGATTCCATTGATCAAATCGCTAATATTATCGACCAATTGAAACATAACCCAGATTCACGGCGGATAATACTTTCAGCTTGGAATCCAGAAGATGTGCCAGATATGGCTTTACCACCTTGTCATACAATGAGTCAATTCTACGTTCAAGATGGGAAGTTATCTTGCCAACTCTACCAACGTTCTGGCGATGCCTTCCTAGGTGTACCATTTAATATTGCCTCTTATGCTTTATTGACACATTTATTGGCACGTGAGGCAGGTTTAGAGGTTGGTGACTATGTTCATACCTTTGGCGATGCGCATATTTACAACAACCATTTTAACCAAGTATATGAACAATTAAGCCGTCAACCACTTGACCTACCGACTTTAGAAATTGGTGGCGAAGGCAAATCAATCTTTGATCTAGAAAAAGATGATATTAAAGTTAAAGGTTATAAAGCTCATGATGCCATTAAGGCACCAGTAGCGGTTTAA
- a CDS encoding ABC-F family ATP-binding cassette domain-containing protein encodes MKDYKALNWSKTYGMKQLLNDVSFLIREGQHVGLVGANGSGKTTLLNIIAGKSSLDQGQIEHPKDFTVGIVTQDPELDESQTIFEAVYHSESPIVQLVGRYEEITLDLQLDPENSQLQKKFQQIEQEMNAQNAWTLDTTIQTILSKLGIHDLTQEVKVLSGGQRKRVGLAKVLIEEPDLLLMDEPTNHLDFDMVEWLENYIANYKKSVLVVTHDRYFLDQITTHIFALDRGDLKQYEGNYQIYLEKLQSEHEIEAATMAKQKKLYKSELAWMRKGAKARTTKQQARIHRFENLKEKVSQTTDDSELTVDLDTQRLGNKVLEFDNLTVGYPNKPLITNINLLLQNKERVGIIGDNGAGKTTFLNTIAGIQAPLSGEVKTGETVRIAYFQQIPTDLPEDKRVINYVQEIASEYVYDDGTQASAAQMLEQFLFPRESHGMLIGTLSGGERKRLYLLKILMTRPNVLLLDEPTNDLDIDTLSVLEDYLETFHGTVITVSHDRYFLDKVVEKLIIVDSLDNTVQLFYGNYHDYRDAMKEAKNQSSQSHKVVSQNEQNKQAAEPVTEEVPKAKRMSWQEKKDWAVIESEIEQLEMAIEAIDQAMNENGNDYGKLSELQLEKDSKENDLLEKMTYWEHLSTLEN; translated from the coding sequence ATGAAAGATTATAAAGCGTTAAATTGGTCGAAAACATATGGTATGAAACAACTATTGAATGATGTTTCCTTTTTAATTAGAGAAGGGCAGCACGTTGGTTTGGTTGGGGCCAATGGTTCAGGTAAGACCACCTTATTAAATATTATTGCGGGGAAATCTAGCCTAGATCAAGGGCAGATCGAACATCCAAAAGATTTTACAGTGGGCATTGTCACTCAAGATCCAGAGCTAGATGAAAGCCAAACGATTTTTGAGGCCGTTTATCACTCTGAAAGTCCCATCGTCCAATTAGTTGGTCGGTATGAAGAAATTACCTTGGACTTGCAATTAGATCCAGAAAATAGCCAATTACAAAAGAAATTTCAGCAGATTGAGCAAGAAATGAATGCGCAAAACGCTTGGACTTTGGATACGACAATCCAAACGATCTTATCTAAATTAGGTATTCATGACCTAACCCAAGAAGTGAAAGTCTTGTCTGGGGGCCAACGGAAACGGGTCGGTTTGGCTAAAGTTTTGATTGAAGAACCGGATTTGTTACTGATGGACGAGCCTACCAACCACTTGGATTTTGACATGGTGGAATGGTTAGAAAACTACATTGCTAATTACAAGAAATCAGTCCTAGTTGTAACCCATGACCGGTACTTCTTAGACCAAATCACGACACATATCTTTGCTTTGGACCGGGGTGACTTGAAGCAATACGAGGGTAATTACCAAATTTATTTGGAAAAATTGCAGTCTGAGCATGAAATAGAAGCAGCAACCATGGCGAAACAGAAGAAATTGTATAAGAGTGAATTGGCTTGGATGCGTAAAGGAGCAAAAGCTAGAACTACGAAACAACAAGCCCGTATTCACCGTTTTGAAAACCTGAAAGAAAAAGTCAGTCAAACAACAGACGATAGCGAATTAACAGTGGACTTGGATACTCAACGATTGGGTAATAAAGTCCTTGAATTCGATAACCTAACGGTAGGTTACCCAAATAAGCCTTTAATTACCAATATCAATCTATTATTACAGAATAAAGAACGTGTCGGGATAATTGGGGATAACGGGGCTGGTAAAACGACATTCCTAAATACGATTGCTGGCATTCAGGCACCACTTTCAGGTGAAGTAAAAACGGGTGAAACGGTCCGTATCGCCTACTTCCAACAAATCCCTACTGACCTACCAGAAGACAAGCGGGTGATCAACTACGTGCAGGAAATCGCTTCTGAGTACGTTTATGATGACGGGACCCAAGCATCTGCCGCACAAATGCTAGAGCAATTCTTGTTCCCCCGTGAATCGCATGGCATGTTAATTGGCACGCTATCAGGTGGGGAAAGAAAACGACTGTACCTATTGAAGATATTGATGACTAGACCCAATGTCTTACTTTTGGACGAACCGACAAACGATTTAGATATTGATACCTTATCTGTCTTAGAAGACTACCTAGAGACCTTCCATGGAACTGTGATTACCGTTTCTCATGATCGGTATTTCCTAGACAAGGTGGTTGAGAAACTTATTATTGTGGATAGCTTGGATAATACAGTACAATTATTCTACGGCAACTACCATGACTATAGAGACGCAATGAAAGAAGCGAAAAATCAATCCAGTCAATCGCATAAAGTGGTTAGTCAAAATGAACAAAATAAGCAAGCTGCTGAGCCAGTGACAGAAGAGGTGCCAAAAGCTAAGCGGATGTCATGGCAAGAGAAGAAGGATTGGGCCGTTATTGAGAGTGAAATTGAGCAATTGGAAATGGCTATTGAGGCTATTGACCAGGCAATGAACGAAAACGGAAATGATTACGGCAAACTTTCTGAATTGCAATTAGAGAAAGATAGCAAAGAAAATGATTTGCTTGAAAAAATGACTTACTGGGAGCACCTATCTACATTAGAGAATTAG
- a CDS encoding S41 family peptidase: MSENEDLKNKEDNKNSAEELHNRAVTEEEIHSNGLDGYELDNDQKPKKRGVSWLVYILTILIVGGVTFVGTSYVLTGRLPGQSIITGSSSTALTTSEIKKIQAAFSTILGDYVEDVDRDAVVDGAVSGMTEVLEDPYSQYLTDQSAQQLDETIEGSFEGIGAEIMEKDDYIQIISPIKESPAEEAGLMANDIIKAVDGESIQGYSATEAVALIRGEAGSDVVLTIQRGEDTFDVTVTRDTVPIQTVYYEMLEGQESTGYVQITSFSTPTYDELVAAIEDLRSQRAEKFVLDVRGNPGGLLTSALQIANMFLNDGDTIMQVQEKDADPYVYEASDADYGDFQVDEDVVLLVNEGSASASEILAAALQESAGIPVVGSQTFGKGTVQNIFSLESDSELKITIAKWLTPNGTWINETGVTPDVEANLPDYASLTLIDTSQTYQEGDASGAIKNIEAILVALGYQDSEADAVFAEDTTSAVLALQADQGLPETGVIDTETASAMISAIQALIASNDTQLDKAVEVLE, translated from the coding sequence ATGTCAGAAAATGAAGATTTAAAAAATAAAGAAGATAACAAAAATAGTGCTGAAGAATTACATAACAGAGCAGTTACTGAGGAAGAAATCCATTCAAATGGTCTAGACGGATATGAGCTTGATAATGACCAAAAACCTAAAAAACGCGGCGTTTCTTGGCTAGTTTATATCCTGACCATCCTTATCGTTGGTGGGGTAACGTTTGTTGGGACATCTTACGTCTTAACTGGCCGTTTACCTGGTCAAAGTATTATCACAGGGTCTTCAAGTACGGCTTTAACCACCAGTGAAATCAAAAAAATTCAAGCTGCATTCTCCACCATTTTGGGCGACTACGTGGAAGATGTGGACCGTGATGCGGTGGTTGACGGGGCTGTATCCGGTATGACAGAAGTTCTAGAAGATCCATATTCTCAGTATTTAACCGACCAATCAGCCCAACAATTGGATGAAACCATCGAAGGGTCATTTGAAGGTATCGGGGCTGAAATCATGGAAAAAGATGACTACATTCAAATTATCAGCCCAATTAAAGAGTCTCCTGCTGAAGAAGCCGGCCTAATGGCCAATGATATCATCAAAGCCGTTGACGGAGAGTCTATTCAAGGCTATTCCGCAACGGAGGCAGTCGCTTTAATCCGCGGTGAAGCGGGCAGTGATGTCGTTTTAACGATTCAACGTGGTGAAGATACTTTTGATGTGACTGTCACAAGAGATACCGTTCCAATTCAAACCGTTTATTACGAAATGTTAGAAGGACAAGAAAGTACTGGTTATGTTCAAATCACGAGTTTTTCAACCCCAACTTACGACGAATTGGTTGCAGCTATTGAAGACTTAAGATCACAAAGGGCGGAGAAATTTGTCTTAGACGTTCGCGGCAACCCAGGTGGTTTATTAACTTCTGCCTTACAGATCGCCAATATGTTCTTAAATGATGGAGATACCATCATGCAAGTTCAAGAAAAAGATGCGGATCCTTATGTATATGAAGCGTCAGACGCGGATTACGGCGACTTCCAAGTCGATGAAGACGTGGTCTTATTAGTAAATGAAGGGTCTGCTTCAGCTTCAGAAATCCTAGCTGCAGCCCTACAAGAATCTGCAGGCATACCAGTTGTTGGTAGCCAAACCTTTGGTAAGGGGACTGTGCAAAATATATTCTCTCTTGAATCTGATTCTGAACTGAAAATTACTATTGCTAAATGGTTAACACCAAATGGTACTTGGATCAATGAAACAGGGGTAACGCCGGATGTTGAAGCCAACTTACCGGATTATGCTTCTTTAACTTTAATTGATACGAGTCAAACCTACCAAGAAGGCGATGCTTCAGGAGCAATTAAAAATATTGAAGCGATCCTAGTGGCCTTAGGTTACCAAGATAGCGAAGCGGATGCTGTTTTTGCAGAGGATACAACCAGTGCTGTACTAGCTTTACAAGCGGACCAAGGACTTCCTGAAACAGGTGTGATTGATACGGAAACAGCGAGTGCCATGATTTCGGCTATCCAAGCATTGATCGCTTCTAATGACACCCAACTAGACAAAGCAGTAGAAGTTCTGGAATAA
- the lepB gene encoding signal peptidase I — translation MKKFFDEVFSVVISVVIALVIFWVVRTYFFYPFRVDGDSMANTMIDGDRFVLSLTDEIDQSDIVVFPAPDGSGDEYVKRIIGVPGDTIEYKDDVLYINDEAIDEPYLDSIKEDYFERFPDDTTFTNDFTLEEITGETTVPEGMYFVLGDNREVSHDSRYFGFIDADSVEGTTHFRYWPFSDFGSVQ, via the coding sequence ATGAAAAAGTTTTTTGATGAAGTATTTTCAGTTGTGATTTCAGTTGTGATCGCGCTTGTTATCTTCTGGGTGGTTAGAACATATTTCTTCTATCCCTTTAGAGTAGACGGCGATTCAATGGCCAACACAATGATAGATGGGGACCGGTTTGTCCTAAGTTTAACAGATGAAATTGACCAATCAGATATTGTCGTTTTCCCTGCACCAGATGGGTCTGGCGACGAGTATGTGAAACGGATTATCGGGGTTCCAGGTGACACAATTGAATACAAAGATGATGTTTTATATATCAACGACGAAGCAATTGATGAGCCTTATTTAGATTCTATTAAAGAAGACTACTTTGAACGATTCCCAGATGATACAACTTTTACCAATGACTTCACCCTTGAAGAAATTACCGGCGAAACAACTGTTCCAGAAGGCATGTACTTCGTATTAGGAGACAACCGGGAAGTGTCTCATGACTCTCGTTACTTCGGTTTTATTGATGCTGACAGCGTGGAAGGAACAACGCACTTTAGATATTGGCCATTTTCCGACTTCGGTAGTGTACAATAG
- a CDS encoding type II toxin-antitoxin system death-on-curing family toxin codes for MIRYLTERELVMINTLQIQRYSPEEQIGVKEPTALNMCVALPKQAVFDKELYPTLFDKAAILYQKLVQKHCLYNANKRTALVAVHTFLRLNGVTLNVSNKEIEDYTVAIATDKDLTWEAISSWLEVHSK; via the coding sequence ATGATCCGTTATTTAACTGAACGGGAATTAGTTATGATTAATACGCTGCAGATTCAACGCTACAGCCCTGAGGAGCAGATCGGCGTAAAGGAGCCAACCGCTTTGAATATGTGTGTCGCTTTACCGAAACAGGCTGTATTTGATAAAGAACTTTATCCGACTCTGTTTGATAAAGCAGCCATATTGTACCAAAAACTAGTTCAGAAACACTGTCTTTACAATGCCAATAAGCGGACCGCATTGGTTGCGGTTCATACATTTTTACGTTTAAACGGTGTGACGTTAAACGTTAGCAATAAAGAAATAGAAGACTATACGGTAGCGATTGCTACAGATAAAGACCTTACATGGGAAGCTATTTCTTCATGGCTCGAAGTGCATTCAAAATAG
- a CDS encoding YozE family protein, with protein sequence MITQSFYHYVQIFRNADLLESDQQAQFAELVFLDGDFPKSASDFETISNYIELNQRYSDYVSTFDEVWQSYADKYQV encoded by the coding sequence ATGATTACGCAGTCCTTTTATCATTATGTACAAATATTTAGAAATGCCGATTTACTAGAGAGTGACCAGCAGGCGCAGTTTGCTGAGCTGGTCTTTTTAGATGGCGATTTTCCGAAATCAGCTAGCGACTTTGAAACAATTAGCAATTATATTGAATTAAACCAACGCTATTCTGACTACGTATCGACATTTGATGAAGTTTGGCAATCCTATGCCGATAAATACCAAGTGTAG
- a CDS encoding IS6 family transposase, with protein MIIVAVGYYLRYNLSYREVQEILYDCGINVSHTTIYRWVQEYGKLLYQIWKKKNKKSFYSWKMDETYIKIKGKWHYLYRAIDADGLTLDIWLRKKRDTQAAYAFLKRLVKQFDEPKVVVTDKAPSITSAFKKLKEYGGFYQGTEHRTIKYLNNLIEQDHRPVKRRNKFYRSLRTASTTIKGMEAIRGLYKKTRKEGTLFGFSVCTEIKILLGIPA; from the coding sequence GTGATTATTGTAGCCGTGGGCTACTATCTTCGTTATAACCTTAGCTATCGTGAAGTTCAAGAAATCTTATATGATTGTGGCATTAACGTTTCTCATACGACGATTTATCGTTGGGTGCAAGAATATGGCAAACTACTCTATCAAATTTGGAAAAAGAAAAATAAAAAATCCTTTTATTCATGGAAAATGGATGAAACGTACATCAAAATTAAAGGAAAATGGCATTATTTGTATCGAGCCATCGATGCAGATGGTTTAACCTTGGATATTTGGTTACGTAAAAAACGGGACACACAAGCAGCCTATGCTTTTCTTAAGCGGTTAGTGAAGCAGTTTGATGAACCGAAGGTTGTAGTCACAGATAAAGCCCCCTCTATTACAAGTGCCTTTAAGAAACTAAAAGAATACGGTGGCTTTTATCAAGGGACAGAACATCGTACCATTAAATACCTGAATAATTTGATTGAACAAGACCATCGTCCAGTAAAGAGACGCAATAAATTCTATCGAAGTTTACGCACTGCCTCTACCACGATTAAAGGCATGGAAGCCATTCGAGGATTATATAAGAAAACCCGAAAAGAAGGCACTCTCTTCGGGTTTTCGGTCTGTACTGAAATCAAGATATTATTGGGAATCCCAGCTTAA
- a CDS encoding NADP-dependent oxidoreductase — MTTTKAVVINQYGGKEQLTDATVTLPELSAHQVLVKVKATSVNPLDWKLREGYLQQMMPWEFPIILGWDVAGIIEEVGSQVSDWKVGDRVAARPDTTRFGTYAEHTIVDDHLLAKLPEEVSFKDAGALPLAGLTAYQALFTHGKLQAGQKVLIHAGAGGVGTYAIQLAKEAGAYVITTASPKNHQLLKELGADEVIDYHTTDFETTLSEIDLVLDTMAGEVQRKSITVLKPEGRLISILSIDEDPRIQKKGNHAEAIWLKPNGEELASLVKLMAEKKLKSVIGAEFPLNQAGIYAAHELSETHHAVGKIVLVAETESNAY; from the coding sequence ATGACAACGACAAAAGCAGTCGTAATTAATCAATACGGCGGGAAAGAACAACTGACAGATGCAACTGTGACGTTACCTGAGTTATCCGCTCATCAAGTGTTGGTTAAAGTAAAAGCAACTTCGGTAAATCCACTTGATTGGAAGTTACGTGAAGGATATTTGCAACAAATGATGCCATGGGAATTCCCGATTATTTTAGGCTGGGATGTTGCAGGTATCATTGAAGAGGTAGGTTCACAGGTTTCTGACTGGAAAGTTGGTGATAGGGTTGCCGCTAGACCAGATACGACTCGGTTTGGTACGTATGCAGAGCACACAATTGTTGATGATCATCTTCTAGCAAAATTACCGGAAGAAGTATCATTTAAAGATGCAGGTGCACTACCTTTAGCTGGTTTGACCGCTTATCAAGCACTATTTACCCATGGGAAACTTCAAGCAGGACAAAAGGTGCTCATTCATGCTGGAGCTGGTGGCGTGGGAACATATGCGATTCAATTAGCGAAAGAAGCTGGCGCGTATGTAATTACTACGGCTAGTCCGAAAAATCATCAGCTATTAAAAGAATTAGGTGCTGATGAAGTGATTGATTATCATACGACTGATTTTGAGACTACTTTAAGTGAGATTGATTTGGTTCTTGACACAATGGCAGGAGAGGTACAACGAAAAAGCATCACTGTACTGAAGCCTGAAGGACGTTTAATCAGTATTCTTTCGATAGACGAAGATCCACGGATTCAAAAAAAAGGGAATCATGCTGAGGCTATCTGGCTGAAACCAAATGGCGAAGAATTAGCATCCTTAGTTAAGCTGATGGCTGAAAAGAAACTAAAAAGCGTGATTGGCGCTGAATTTCCGCTGAACCAAGCGGGGATTTATGCTGCACATGAACTCAGTGAAACGCACCATGCAGTAGGAAAAATCGTGCTAGTTGCTGAAACTGAATCAAATGCATATTAG
- a CDS encoding AbrB/MazE/SpoVT family DNA-binding domain-containing protein, which translates to MKMIQRSTRKSGHSVITTLPPDVLQQLNLNVGDPIEYVIKGGRVEIRKAAEKEDDFLATVNAVMDDYTVALEGLVSR; encoded by the coding sequence ATGAAAATGATTCAAAGAAGTACACGTAAATCGGGACACAGCGTGATTACGACACTCCCACCCGATGTCTTACAGCAACTCAACTTAAACGTGGGTGATCCCATTGAATATGTTATCAAAGGTGGTCGCGTTGAAATCCGTAAAGCTGCCGAAAAAGAAGACGATTTTTTAGCAACGGTTAACGCAGTGATGGATGACTACACTGTTGCACTTGAAGGACTCGTTAGCCGATGA
- a CDS encoding Ohr family peroxiredoxin, translating into MKKVFSTKMINTGGRNGEVHSPDNSFEMTIVAPGHKVAGATNPEQLFAAGYSACFNSALDYVKKQAQVDGESTIEVTVSLYNLSQTALPDVQLGVEIEGRIEGITLEKSQELLEIAHQTCPYSRATRGNIEVSVKAI; encoded by the coding sequence ATGAAAAAAGTTTTTTCAACAAAAATGATTAATACAGGCGGACGTAACGGTGAGGTTCATTCTCCTGATAATTCTTTTGAAATGACAATCGTTGCTCCAGGACACAAAGTAGCAGGTGCGACAAACCCAGAACAATTATTTGCAGCTGGATATAGTGCTTGTTTTAACAGTGCTTTGGATTATGTGAAAAAACAAGCACAAGTAGATGGTGAATCAACTATTGAAGTAACTGTTTCACTATACAATTTGAGCCAAACTGCATTACCTGATGTTCAATTAGGTGTTGAAATCGAAGGCCGCATTGAAGGAATTACTTTAGAAAAAAGCCAAGAATTATTAGAAATCGCACACCAAACATGCCCTTATTCTCGTGCAACTCGTGGAAATATTGAAGTATCAGTAAAAGCAATCTAA
- a CDS encoding dihydrofolate reductase, with amino-acid sequence MLIAIWAQDINHLIGKGGKLPWHLPNDLKFFKDQTVGKTVVMGRKTYAGLDYKPLPNRHNIIITRQKSPFESDYDQTDVELTDSIDNILALAEKEDVIIMGGHSIYRLFWPYISELRVTTIHHEFDGDVHFDPNLDDFEAYEVIEGVVDEKNAYPHKFVFYRKVDED; translated from the coding sequence ATGTTAATTGCAATCTGGGCACAAGATATCAACCATTTAATCGGAAAAGGTGGCAAACTACCTTGGCACTTACCAAATGACTTGAAGTTCTTTAAAGACCAAACAGTTGGTAAGACTGTTGTGATGGGGCGTAAGACATACGCAGGTTTGGATTATAAACCATTACCAAATCGTCACAATATTATCATTACTCGCCAGAAATCACCTTTTGAATCAGACTATGACCAAACGGATGTTGAATTAACCGATTCTATCGATAACATCTTGGCGCTAGCTGAAAAAGAAGACGTGATCATTATGGGTGGCCATTCTATTTACCGCCTATTTTGGCCTTATATTTCTGAATTACGTGTGACAACAATTCACCATGAATTTGATGGGGATGTCCATTTTGACCCGAACCTAGATGACTTCGAAGCGTATGAGGTGATTGAAGGGGTCGTGGATGAGAAGAATGCCTATCCACACAAATTCGTATTCTACCGAAAAGTGGATGAGGATTAG
- a CDS encoding DUF2140 family protein, translated as MAKQTNMNTKKPLNPWKWAFWLLLLAILLPVVAFYLYIQTTDQETNSLGEPVTTGEVNDETITAEANLSTVSFNRLVSAVIGGDDVPYQLTVDDQVSFAGLIDALGTEVAYTMQGQPSVMEDGNIALDVTNIELAGLQLPTSTVLAIFQLTLPTDLPLQVLSADAQIIIRLDQVSENMDFAIRASDIDLANDEINILLDVPLNYIEKQIETGAKGNQ; from the coding sequence TTGGCTAAACAAACGAATATGAATACGAAGAAACCATTAAATCCTTGGAAGTGGGCTTTTTGGTTATTACTATTGGCAATTTTGCTACCTGTAGTTGCTTTTTATCTGTATATTCAAACAACAGATCAAGAAACTAACAGTTTGGGTGAACCAGTAACGACAGGAGAAGTGAATGATGAAACAATCACAGCAGAAGCCAACCTGTCGACTGTTTCCTTCAACCGACTAGTATCAGCAGTGATCGGTGGGGATGATGTGCCTTATCAGTTAACGGTAGATGACCAGGTGTCATTTGCTGGTCTAATAGACGCATTGGGGACTGAAGTGGCTTATACCATGCAAGGGCAGCCGTCAGTCATGGAAGATGGGAATATCGCCCTTGACGTGACCAATATTGAATTAGCGGGCTTACAATTGCCGACCTCAACAGTATTGGCTATTTTCCAATTGACCCTACCTACCGATTTACCCCTACAAGTATTATCCGCTGATGCGCAAATTATTATCCGATTGGACCAAGTGTCTGAAAACATGGATTTCGCTATTCGGGCCAGTGATATTGACTTAGCTAACGATGAAATCAACATCTTACTGGATGTGCCATTGAACTATATCGAGAAACAAATCGAGACAGGGGCGAAAGGTAACCAGTAA